The following coding sequences lie in one Gadus morhua chromosome 20, gadMor3.0, whole genome shotgun sequence genomic window:
- the LOC115533449 gene encoding gamma-crystallin M1, producing MMGKITFYEERNFQGRSYECMSDCADMSSHMSRSQSCRVESGCFMVYERNNYMGNQYFMRRGEYRDMNRMMSMGMMFDNIRSCRMIPYHRGQFRMKIYERENFGGQSYDLMDDCDNVQDRYRMSDCQSCNVMDGHWLMYEQPQYRGRMMYMRPGEHKSFRDMMSGQRFMSMRRITDMC from the exons ATGATGGGCAAG ATCACTTTCTACGAGGAGAGGAATTTCCAGGGTCGCTCCTATGAGTGCATGAGCGACTGTGCCGACATGTCCTCTCACATGAGCAGGAGCCAGTCCTGCAGGGTGGAGAGCGGCTGCTTCATGGTCTACGAGAGGAACAACTACATGGGAAACCAGTACTtcatgaggaggggagagtacCGTGACATGAACCGCATGATGAGCATGGGAATGATGTTTGACAACATCAGGTCCTGCAGGATGATCCCCTAT CACAGAGGCCAGTTCAGGATGAAGATCTACGAGAGGGAGAACTTCGGTGGTCAGTCCTATGATCTGATGGACGACTGTGACAACGTCCAGGATCGTTACCGCATGTCCGACTGCCAGTCCTGCAACGTGATGGACGGACACTGGCTGATGTACGAGCAGCCCCAGTACAGAGGCAGGATGATGTACATGAGGCCCGGAGAGCACAAGAGCTTCAGGGATATGATGAGCGGCCAGAGGTTCATGAGCATGAGGCGCATCACTGACATGTGTTAG